A DNA window from Bacteroides cellulosilyticus contains the following coding sequences:
- a CDS encoding RagB/SusD family nutrient uptake outer membrane protein: MKKILFAMTATAIVLCATSCSDYFLDLTPTDQQTEANYYKSAKEFEVAAKSTYSFYGFKDMSETVNGTKYTRTFYDIMDNNSDIISGVHSIAAGTQAASTNDTYWSLCYAKIRKCNVVIEKGDEYSGTDDISASLAIARFFRAYQYFYLLQRFGGVPIITESLSSTSSELYAPRNSRYEVVKLILDDLNYAILHLSDEADYDGKVSRQGAQAFKARVLLFEGTWEKYVGATTDGNGTSEGAGSSKPSDYPSVESMLTEAASLANEIIVSGKYELWNAKGTVYESIAYNYLFNLEDEDTNPMGFKKDKNHEFILQIAYNHDNNRIAKNVTKSFGGDNNQASAITIKMMNMFPCTTDGLPYLYSKDYNGYDKLTDIFDNRDSRLTSCVKRPGDTYYFMGSNGADRTTYAKADYVTVFDFPSACTPYYPIVLNAGYTGFQNRKMCSERKDYRDEDEGYNYPVLRLAEVYLIYAEAKCELGNGAISDEDLDKSINLLHDRAGSARISNASVAQANANYLANTGKAGNMTVLELIRNERAVELRNENLRPYDLLRWGIAEEALNTNRSGIVVKNPDGTDTELVTFSYEGGGNTQALYSSAAAVYGFETLEDGSKALIINDKSQFNMQRKNYLYPIPLSQIQLNPALLQNPGY, from the coding sequence ATGAAAAAGATATTATTTGCGATGACTGCAACCGCCATAGTGTTGTGCGCGACTTCTTGCTCGGATTATTTTCTGGATCTGACTCCTACCGACCAGCAAACTGAAGCCAACTACTACAAAAGTGCGAAGGAATTTGAAGTGGCAGCCAAAAGTACTTACAGCTTTTACGGATTCAAAGATATGTCGGAGACGGTCAACGGGACTAAATATACCAGAACCTTCTATGACATCATGGATAATAACTCCGACATCATCAGCGGGGTACATTCCATAGCGGCCGGCACGCAGGCTGCATCTACAAACGATACTTACTGGTCATTGTGCTATGCTAAAATCCGTAAGTGTAACGTTGTTATCGAAAAGGGTGATGAATATAGCGGTACGGATGATATCAGTGCCTCACTTGCCATAGCCCGCTTCTTTCGTGCCTACCAGTATTTCTATTTACTTCAGCGATTTGGCGGTGTCCCCATCATTACAGAGTCTCTTTCATCCACTTCCAGTGAACTGTATGCCCCTCGCAACTCGCGTTATGAGGTTGTGAAGTTGATATTGGACGATCTGAATTATGCGATTCTGCACCTTTCGGATGAGGCTGATTATGACGGCAAAGTGAGCCGGCAAGGTGCACAGGCCTTTAAGGCACGGGTGCTGCTGTTCGAAGGTACATGGGAGAAATATGTAGGTGCCACCACTGATGGGAATGGAACTTCGGAGGGAGCCGGAAGCAGCAAACCTTCCGATTATCCAAGTGTGGAAAGCATGCTGACCGAAGCGGCTTCACTGGCCAATGAAATCATTGTATCCGGAAAGTATGAATTGTGGAATGCCAAAGGTACGGTGTATGAAAGCATTGCCTATAACTACCTTTTCAATTTGGAGGATGAGGATACGAATCCGATGGGTTTCAAGAAAGATAAGAACCATGAGTTTATTCTCCAGATTGCTTATAACCATGATAATAACCGCATTGCCAAAAATGTCACCAAGTCTTTTGGAGGTGATAATAATCAGGCCAGTGCCATCACCATCAAGATGATGAATATGTTCCCTTGCACCACGGATGGTTTGCCCTATCTGTATTCAAAGGACTACAACGGGTACGATAAACTGACGGATATTTTCGATAACCGCGACTCGCGCCTGACCTCATGCGTCAAAAGGCCGGGAGATACCTATTATTTCATGGGATCGAACGGTGCGGATCGAACTACTTATGCCAAAGCCGATTATGTGACGGTCTTTGATTTCCCTTCGGCATGTACTCCTTATTATCCCATCGTTCTTAATGCCGGGTATACGGGCTTTCAGAATCGCAAGATGTGCTCGGAACGTAAGGATTATAGAGATGAGGATGAAGGCTATAACTATCCTGTACTTCGTTTGGCAGAAGTTTATCTGATATATGCGGAAGCCAAATGTGAACTGGGGAATGGTGCCATCTCTGATGAAGATCTGGATAAATCTATCAATCTGCTGCATGATCGTGCCGGATCTGCCCGCATCAGTAATGCATCCGTGGCACAAGCCAATGCCAACTATCTGGCCAATACCGGTAAAGCCGGAAATATGACGGTGCTGGAACTTATTCGTAATGAGCGGGCTGTAGAATTACGCAATGAAAATTTGCGCCCTTATGATTTGCTGCGTTGGGGAATTGCCGAAGAAGCATTGAACACTAACCGTTCGGGCATTGTAGTGAAGAATCCTGACGGAACAGATACGGAGTTGGTAACATTCAGCTATGAAGGAGGTGGAAATACTCAGGCCTTATACTCTTCGGCTGCCGCCGTATATGGTTTTGAAACATTGGAAGATGGCTCAAAGGCACTGATTATCAACGATAAGTCTCAGTTCAATATGCAACGTAAAAATTATCTGTATCCGATTCCTTTGTCACAGATTCAGCTGAACCCGGCTTTGTTGCAGAATCCTGGATATTGA
- a CDS encoding alpha-galactosidase, which yields MNVIRKIIFLTALCSVVSGLCAQNISISTIKTSLVLSAPVGEELKYIYYGSKLSEADFRAINSAEKGNLSVYPVYGLNCPSETALAVQHSDGSMALRLEVVNVETSRQKDADLTIISLKDKVYPFYVKVCYKAYQDVDIIETWIELSHQEKKNVTLNQFASAYLPIRRGNVWLSHLYGAWANEGRLLQEPLEPGMKVIKNRDGVRNSHTAHAEIMFSLDGQPVENSGRVIGAALCYSGNYKLRIDTDDSEYHHFYAGINEDNSTYHLKPGEVFRTPELALTYSDEGLSGSSRNFHRWARLHKLANGTKLRKILLNSWEGVYFKINETGMSQMMSDIASLGGELFVMDDGWFGDKYPRRTDRSSLGDWVVDKEKLPSGIGGLIDEAKKQGIKFGIWIEPEMVNTTSELYEKHPDWVIRAPGHELVTGRGGTQVVLDLSNPKVQDFIFGIVDNLMTKHPEIDYIKWDANMPIMNHGSGYLDKGEQSHLYIAYHRGFESICKRIRSKYPDLTIQACAQGGGRANYGVLPYFDEFWVSDNTDALQRVYMQWGTSYFFPAIAMASHISATPNHQTFRTIPLKFRIDVAMSGRLGMEIQPKDMTGEEKELCRKAIAEYKEIRPVVQLGDIYRLVSPYDKLGVASLMYTSPEKDKAVFYWWKTEHFRNQHLPRVKMAGLNPQGKYRIRELNRIDNQPLSFEGQIFSGAYLMANGLEIPYDHLVDRNKKSDYSSRILYLVEVNVSDVNK from the coding sequence ATGAACGTTATTAGAAAAATCATTTTCCTGACTGCGCTGTGTAGTGTGGTAAGTGGTCTGTGTGCCCAGAATATATCAATTTCTACCATTAAAACCTCCTTGGTACTTTCGGCTCCGGTCGGGGAGGAATTGAAATATATATATTATGGCAGTAAACTGTCGGAGGCGGATTTCCGGGCAATCAACAGTGCTGAGAAAGGTAATTTATCCGTTTATCCGGTCTATGGCTTGAATTGTCCGTCTGAAACTGCTCTGGCCGTACAGCACAGCGATGGCAGTATGGCGCTTCGCCTGGAAGTGGTGAACGTAGAAACCAGTCGGCAGAAAGATGCTGACCTGACAATCATATCCTTGAAAGACAAAGTATACCCCTTTTATGTAAAGGTCTGCTATAAAGCCTATCAGGATGTGGATATCATAGAAACATGGATCGAACTCAGCCATCAGGAAAAAAAGAACGTGACACTCAATCAGTTTGCTTCCGCTTATCTGCCCATCCGGCGGGGAAATGTATGGTTGTCTCATCTTTACGGAGCCTGGGCCAATGAAGGGCGCTTGTTGCAAGAGCCTTTGGAGCCGGGGATGAAAGTCATAAAGAACAGAGATGGAGTACGCAATTCACATACGGCACATGCTGAGATCATGTTTTCGCTTGATGGGCAACCTGTTGAGAATAGCGGGCGTGTCATTGGTGCGGCATTGTGTTATAGTGGGAACTACAAATTGCGCATCGACACGGACGACAGCGAATACCATCATTTTTATGCCGGTATCAATGAAGACAATTCGACATACCACCTGAAGCCGGGTGAAGTGTTCAGGACTCCTGAACTGGCTTTGACTTATAGTGATGAAGGACTGAGCGGAAGCAGCCGTAATTTCCACCGCTGGGCCAGGCTGCATAAACTGGCCAACGGGACAAAGCTCCGCAAGATACTCCTGAACAGTTGGGAAGGAGTTTATTTCAAGATCAATGAGACTGGAATGAGTCAGATGATGTCGGATATCGCCTCTTTGGGCGGTGAATTGTTTGTGATGGACGATGGATGGTTCGGTGACAAGTATCCACGCAGAACAGACCGGTCTTCTTTGGGAGATTGGGTCGTTGATAAGGAAAAACTGCCTTCGGGTATCGGGGGATTGATTGATGAGGCTAAGAAACAGGGCATTAAGTTCGGCATCTGGATTGAACCGGAAATGGTGAATACCACCAGTGAACTGTATGAAAAACATCCGGACTGGGTGATCCGGGCTCCCGGGCATGAATTGGTTACAGGCAGAGGCGGAACGCAGGTGGTGCTCGACTTGTCCAATCCTAAGGTGCAGGATTTTATTTTTGGTATAGTGGATAATCTGATGACAAAACATCCGGAAATAGATTACATCAAATGGGATGCGAATATGCCTATCATGAATCATGGCTCCGGTTATCTGGATAAGGGAGAGCAGAGCCATCTGTATATAGCCTACCATCGGGGTTTCGAGTCAATTTGTAAGCGTATACGCAGCAAATATCCCGACCTGACCATCCAGGCCTGCGCTCAGGGCGGTGGCAGGGCGAACTATGGAGTACTACCCTATTTTGACGAGTTTTGGGTGAGCGATAATACCGATGCTTTGCAACGTGTGTATATGCAGTGGGGAACTTCTTATTTCTTTCCGGCCATAGCAATGGCTTCGCATATCAGCGCTACCCCTAATCATCAGACTTTCCGTACTATTCCACTGAAATTCCGTATTGATGTGGCTATGAGCGGACGTTTGGGAATGGAAATACAGCCCAAGGACATGACCGGTGAAGAAAAGGAACTTTGCAGGAAAGCCATAGCCGAGTATAAGGAAATACGTCCGGTAGTTCAATTGGGAGATATTTATAGGCTGGTATCACCTTATGATAAGTTGGGCGTAGCCTCGTTGATGTACACATCTCCGGAAAAAGATAAGGCTGTTTTTTATTGGTGGAAGACTGAACATTTCCGCAACCAACATTTACCGCGTGTGAAGATGGCGGGGTTGAATCCGCAAGGTAAATATCGTATCCGTGAACTGAACCGCATTGACAATCAGCCATTAAGTTTTGAAGGACAGATATTCAGTGGAGCATATTTAATGGCAAACGGTCTGGAAATTCCTTACGATCATTTGGTGGATAGAAACAAGAAAAGTGATTATTCCAGCAGAATACTTTATCTGGTAGAAGTGAACGTTTCAGATGTGAACAAATAA
- a CDS encoding HU family DNA-binding protein — MAILFEWYETPVPNNETDETEKTTIHARITLNGKVGTDEIRRKIQKRSSLTETDVSAVLDALSHVMGEELSEGRQVHLDGIGYFYPTLKSEKGITRETDRKNEKVRLKGIKFRADRALKDEVGNVKLKNFRHSGHSGKLSDVEIDMRLKAYFAEHQLMTRADFQRICGFMRSKAAEHLKRLNAEGKIENIGRKTQPIYVPAAGYYGVSRERLVTR; from the coding sequence ATGGCAATACTTTTTGAATGGTATGAGACTCCGGTACCGAACAATGAAACGGACGAAACTGAGAAAACAACAATCCATGCACGCATCACCCTCAATGGAAAAGTAGGAACCGACGAAATCCGCCGAAAAATACAGAAACGCAGCTCGCTGACTGAAACTGATGTGTCGGCGGTGCTCGACGCGCTTTCTCATGTGATGGGCGAGGAATTATCGGAAGGGCGGCAAGTACATCTGGATGGTATCGGCTATTTCTACCCCACACTGAAAAGTGAAAAAGGAATCACGAGGGAGACGGACCGGAAAAATGAAAAGGTGAGATTGAAAGGTATCAAGTTCCGTGCCGACCGTGCGCTGAAGGACGAGGTGGGCAACGTGAAACTGAAAAACTTCAGGCACAGCGGGCACTCCGGTAAACTGTCCGATGTAGAGATAGATATGCGGCTGAAAGCGTATTTTGCAGAACACCAACTGATGACACGTGCCGATTTCCAGCGTATATGCGGCTTTATGCGGTCGAAAGCTGCGGAGCACCTGAAACGGCTGAATGCGGAAGGAAAGATAGAAAATATAGGAAGGAAGACGCAACCGATATATGTGCCGGCGGCAGGATATTATGGAGTCAGCCGGGAGCGGCTCGTAACGAGATAA
- a CDS encoding VapE domain-containing protein — protein sequence MKTKLMRFITSFLESWRDEKKVLANQPESIVEHTDITVARSTNHPVAERVKTVPVSLTDQVNRFLQSTYDFRYNLLTEETEYRPADGRGEPFAPVGRRELNSFCLEAHARGIACWDKDISRYLYSTSVPGYHPFLLYLDELPAWDGIDRLEALAHRVSSDPLWIKHFHIWLLALTAQWLGITGKHANSVAPILISTEQGCLKSTFCKSLMPETLSRYYSDEVELTSKGNVTRKMSEMGLLNLDEFDKYPASKMPLLKNLMQMAELNLCKAYQRNYRNLPRIASFIGTSNRFDLLSDPTGSRRFLCVEVKGKIDCSRIVHKQIYAQLKQELLKGARYWFTAEEEHELKEHNKMFQRRSIMEEVLYACFRPATAEDRDEMVQRLSAADIFKVLKRQNPAAMRGVNSNAFAQLLAPLGFSRSRSRYGNYYAVISLSENIPSTR from the coding sequence ATGAAGACAAAATTAATGCGATTCATTACCTCTTTTTTGGAGAGTTGGAGAGACGAAAAAAAAGTGCTGGCAAATCAGCCGGAATCTATTGTGGAGCACACGGATATTACCGTTGCACGTTCCACAAACCATCCTGTTGCGGAACGTGTAAAGACCGTGCCGGTTAGTCTGACGGATCAGGTAAACCGCTTCCTGCAATCTACCTACGATTTTCGTTATAATTTGCTGACGGAAGAAACCGAATACCGTCCGGCAGATGGGAGAGGAGAACCTTTTGCACCTGTGGGCAGGCGGGAACTGAATTCTTTCTGCCTCGAAGCGCATGCACGGGGCATTGCCTGTTGGGATAAAGACATCAGTCGTTATCTCTATTCTACCAGTGTACCCGGTTATCATCCTTTCCTTCTGTATCTGGACGAACTTCCGGCCTGGGATGGTATTGACCGTCTCGAAGCATTGGCGCACCGTGTTTCTTCTGATCCATTGTGGATAAAACACTTCCATATATGGCTGCTTGCCCTTACTGCGCAATGGCTGGGCATAACGGGAAAGCATGCTAACAGTGTGGCTCCTATCCTTATCAGTACGGAACAAGGCTGTTTGAAATCTACCTTTTGCAAGAGTTTAATGCCTGAAACCCTGTCACGTTACTATTCGGATGAAGTGGAGTTGACTTCAAAAGGAAACGTTACCCGCAAAATGTCGGAAATGGGTCTGCTGAATCTCGACGAGTTCGATAAATATCCCGCTTCTAAAATGCCTTTGCTGAAGAATCTGATGCAGATGGCGGAGCTGAACCTTTGTAAAGCCTATCAGAGAAACTATCGCAACCTGCCGCGTATCGCCTCTTTCATAGGCACAAGCAACCGTTTCGATTTATTATCCGATCCTACGGGAAGCCGGCGTTTTCTTTGTGTGGAAGTGAAGGGGAAGATAGATTGTTCCCGCATTGTGCACAAACAAATCTATGCCCAGTTGAAGCAGGAGCTTCTGAAGGGTGCCCGATATTGGTTTACGGCAGAAGAAGAACATGAATTGAAGGAGCATAATAAGATGTTTCAGCGTCGCAGCATAATGGAAGAAGTGCTTTATGCCTGTTTCCGTCCTGCCACAGCCGAAGATCGGGATGAAATGGTGCAACGCCTTTCCGCGGCAGACATTTTCAAGGTTTTGAAGAGACAGAATCCGGCCGCCATGCGGGGAGTTAATTCGAATGCGTTTGCCCAATTGTTGGCGCCATTGGGATTTTCCCGCTCACGTAGCCGTTATGGGAATTATTATGCGGTCATTTCTTTGTCCGAAAATATCCCTTCCACCCGCTAA
- a CDS encoding MotA/TolQ/ExbB proton channel family protein: METIQKKSASFKGIKSAGWVIVICFIVAVLIFHFVLGNPSNFMNNDPNNHPLPGNFLGTIYKGGFIVPVIQTLLLTVIALSIERYIAIGAAFGKGSLAKFVANIKAALAAGDMKKAQELCDNQRGSVANVVNATLKKYAEMENDTTLAKDQKLLAIQKELEEATALELPMMEQNLPIIGTITTLGTLMGLLGTVIGMIRSFAALAAGGSADSMALSQGISEALINTAFGILTGALAVISYNYYTNKIDKLTYSLDEVGFSIVQTFAATHK, translated from the coding sequence ATGGAAACTATTCAAAAGAAATCCGCCTCTTTTAAAGGCATCAAGTCCGCCGGTTGGGTAATCGTAATTTGCTTTATCGTTGCCGTGCTTATTTTTCACTTTGTGTTGGGAAACCCCTCTAACTTCATGAACAATGACCCGAACAACCATCCGCTGCCAGGGAACTTCCTCGGTACTATCTACAAAGGTGGATTCATCGTTCCGGTTATTCAGACTCTCTTGCTGACCGTTATTGCACTGAGTATTGAACGCTACATCGCTATTGGTGCTGCTTTCGGTAAAGGTTCATTGGCTAAATTCGTTGCTAACATCAAAGCTGCTTTGGCTGCCGGTGATATGAAGAAGGCTCAGGAACTTTGTGACAATCAACGTGGCTCTGTAGCCAATGTAGTAAATGCTACTCTGAAGAAGTATGCTGAAATGGAGAATGATACGACTCTTGCTAAAGACCAGAAGTTACTTGCCATCCAGAAAGAGTTGGAAGAAGCTACCGCATTGGAACTGCCGATGATGGAACAGAACCTGCCTATTATCGGTACTATCACTACTCTGGGTACATTGATGGGATTGCTCGGTACGGTTATCGGTATGATCCGTTCGTTTGCCGCTCTGGCTGCCGGAGGTTCTGCTGACTCTATGGCATTGTCACAAGGTATTTCCGAGGCTTTGATTAATACTGCCTTCGGTATCTTAACCGGTGCATTGGCCGTTATCTCCTATAACTATTATACCAATAAGATTGATAAGTTAACTTACAGCCTTGACGAGGTTGGTTTCTCTATCGTGCAGACATTTGCAGCTACGCATAAATAA
- a CDS encoding ExbD/TolR family protein, with product MGRAKIKKKSTFIDMTAMSDVTVLLLTFFMLTSTFVKKEPVQVTTPGSVSEIKIPETNILQILVDPEGKVFMSLDKQSDLKDVLEAMGQEYGVTFTPEETKKFSLVSTFGVPMKSMKKYLDLPQDQQDAVLKNEGIPTDSIDNQFKAWVRNARAANKDLRIAIKADANTPYSVIKNVMNSLQDLRENRYNLITSLKTTSED from the coding sequence ATGGGTAGAGCGAAAATAAAAAAGAAAAGTACGTTCATCGACATGACCGCGATGAGTGACGTGACTGTATTGCTGCTGACATTCTTCATGTTGACGTCTACGTTCGTGAAGAAAGAGCCGGTACAGGTTACCACTCCGGGGTCCGTATCCGAGATTAAGATCCCGGAAACGAATATCCTACAAATATTGGTCGATCCGGAGGGAAAAGTATTTATGAGTCTGGACAAACAGTCTGACTTGAAAGATGTGCTGGAAGCAATGGGGCAAGAATATGGAGTGACTTTCACTCCGGAGGAAACTAAAAAATTCTCATTGGTATCTACTTTCGGGGTACCGATGAAGAGTATGAAGAAGTACCTTGATTTGCCGCAGGATCAGCAAGACGCTGTGTTAAAGAATGAGGGGATACCTACCGACAGTATCGATAATCAGTTCAAAGCCTGGGTACGCAATGCCCGTGCCGCGAACAAAGATTTACGTATCGCCATCAAGGCGGATGCCAATACTCCTTATTCCGTAATCAAGAATGTGATGAACTCACTTCAGGACCTCAGAGAGAACCGGTATAACCTGATTACTTCTCTGAAGACTACTTCTGAAGACTAA
- a CDS encoding ExbD/TolR family protein, with amino-acid sequence MMAEIQESGNKNKGGKNKQKKMTVRVDFTPMVDMNMLLITFFMLCTSLSKPQTMEISMPSNDKNVTEEQQSKVKASQAITLLLGGDDKLYYYDGEPNYKDYSSLKETTYKADGLRAMLLQRNRAAVNEVNELKQQKLNLKISEEEFTKKVGEIKSGKDTPTVIIKATDDASYKNLIDALDEMQICNIGKYVITDIAEADQFLIKNYDSKGELSQNIAE; translated from the coding sequence ATTATGGCTGAAATACAAGAAAGCGGCAATAAGAATAAAGGCGGAAAAAATAAGCAGAAGAAAATGACCGTCAGGGTGGACTTTACACCGATGGTGGACATGAATATGTTGCTGATTACCTTCTTTATGCTTTGTACTTCACTGAGCAAACCTCAGACAATGGAGATAAGCATGCCGAGCAATGACAAGAATGTTACCGAAGAGCAGCAGTCCAAAGTGAAGGCTTCACAGGCTATCACATTGCTGTTGGGAGGTGACGATAAATTGTATTATTACGATGGAGAGCCCAACTATAAGGATTATAGTTCGCTGAAGGAAACAACCTATAAGGCGGATGGTCTGAGAGCAATGCTTTTGCAACGTAATAGAGCTGCTGTAAATGAAGTGAACGAACTGAAACAGCAGAAACTGAATCTTAAGATATCAGAAGAAGAGTTTACGAAGAAAGTGGGGGAAATTAAGAGTGGAAAGGATACCCCGACCGTGATTATCAAAGCCACCGATGACGCTTCGTACAAGAATCTGATTGATGCACTCGATGAAATGCAGATATGTAATATAGGTAAGTATGTGATTACGGACATCGCTGAAGCCGACCAGTTCCTGATAAAGAACTACGATAGCAAAGGTGAATTGTCGCAGAACATTGCCGAATAA
- a CDS encoding energy transducer TonB has product MAKVDLSSSEWCDLIFSGKNKAYGAYQLREKSPKRHNIAVILVIVIALIGFSIPTLIKMATPKQKEVMTEVTTLSQLEEPEIKQEEMKRVEPVAPPPPALKSSIKFTAPVIKKDEEVRDEDEIKSQHELAETKVTISIADVKGNDEEHGKDIADLKQVVTQAEPEPEKVFDMVEQMPQFPGGQAEMMQFISKNMKYPTIAQENGTQGRVTCQFVVGADGRVRDVNVLRGVDPYLDKEAVRVIMSMPKWIPGKQNGKAVSVKYTIPVVFRLQ; this is encoded by the coding sequence ATGGCTAAAGTAGATTTAAGTTCTTCGGAATGGTGTGACCTGATATTCAGTGGCAAGAATAAGGCATACGGTGCCTATCAGTTAAGAGAGAAATCTCCGAAGCGTCATAATATCGCTGTGATACTGGTGATTGTCATCGCATTGATAGGGTTTAGTATCCCTACTTTGATAAAGATGGCTACGCCGAAGCAGAAGGAAGTGATGACCGAGGTGACTACCTTGTCTCAATTGGAAGAACCGGAAATTAAGCAGGAAGAAATGAAAAGAGTGGAGCCCGTTGCTCCCCCGCCTCCTGCACTGAAGAGCTCTATCAAATTCACGGCTCCCGTCATCAAGAAGGACGAGGAAGTGAGAGATGAGGATGAAATAAAGAGCCAGCATGAACTGGCGGAAACGAAGGTGACTATTTCTATCGCTGACGTGAAAGGTAACGACGAAGAGCATGGTAAGGATATTGCCGACCTGAAACAAGTGGTTACCCAAGCTGAACCGGAACCTGAAAAGGTTTTCGATATGGTAGAACAGATGCCTCAGTTCCCTGGTGGGCAGGCTGAGATGATGCAGTTCATCAGCAAGAATATGAAGTATCCGACTATTGCCCAGGAAAACGGAACGCAGGGACGTGTGACTTGCCAGTTTGTAGTAGGTGCGGATGGTCGTGTGCGTGATGTGAATGTGCTGAGAGGTGTAGACCCTTACTTGGACAAAGAAGCTGTCCGTGTGATTATGTCCATGCCTAAGTGGATTCCCGGTAAACAGAATGGTAAAGCTGTATCGGTGAAGTATACAATTCCGGTAGTGTTTAGGTTACAATAA
- a CDS encoding PstS family phosphate ABC transporter substrate-binding protein produces MKTVKQLQLLSLAVMLLAVSACQSKPKDGLTDTYTSGVIAIAADESFQPIVQEEVDVFEGLFPLAGIVPRYVTEVEAVNLLLKDSLRLAITSRRLTPEEVNSFNSRKFFPQEIKIATDGLALITNRENPDTLITVNEIRSILTGKVTQWKEIYPASRLKDICLVFDNKNSSTVRFAVDSICKGAPLSDQVKALKTNREVIDFVSKTPDAIGIIGVNWLSDRNDSTGLSFSKEVRVMSVSAADKATPENSFKPYQAYLFYGDYPLARSIYALLNDPRSALPWGFASFLASDRGQRIILKSGLVPATQQVRVVNIKDK; encoded by the coding sequence ATGAAAACGGTGAAACAACTTCAACTTTTGAGTTTGGCAGTGATGCTGCTTGCAGTGTCTGCCTGCCAAAGTAAGCCTAAGGATGGGCTGACGGATACGTACACTTCGGGTGTGATAGCAATTGCTGCGGACGAAAGTTTCCAGCCTATCGTACAGGAAGAGGTGGATGTATTTGAAGGACTGTTTCCTCTGGCAGGAATTGTGCCCCGTTATGTGACGGAAGTGGAAGCCGTCAATCTATTGCTCAAGGACAGTCTGCGGTTGGCTATAACCAGTCGCAGGCTGACACCGGAGGAGGTGAACTCTTTCAATAGCCGGAAGTTCTTCCCGCAGGAGATAAAGATTGCTACGGATGGGCTAGCGTTGATTACGAACAGGGAGAATCCTGATACGTTGATCACCGTGAACGAAATTCGCAGCATCCTGACGGGAAAGGTTACACAATGGAAGGAGATTTATCCGGCATCCCGGCTGAAGGATATCTGCCTGGTATTTGATAACAAAAACTCCAGTACCGTGCGTTTTGCGGTAGATTCCATTTGTAAGGGTGCTCCGTTATCGGACCAGGTGAAAGCATTGAAAACCAACAGAGAGGTCATCGACTTTGTGTCAAAGACTCCTGATGCTATCGGTATTATCGGCGTGAATTGGCTGAGCGACCGTAATGACAGCACAGGGCTCTCCTTCAGCAAAGAAGTACGTGTGATGTCCGTCAGCGCTGCCGACAAGGCGACGCCGGAAAACAGTTTCAAACCCTATCAGGCATATTTGTTTTACGGTGATTATCCGTTGGCACGCAGCATCTATGCCCTGTTAAACGATCCGCGGAGCGCGCTTCCGTGGGGATTTGCCTCCTTCCTCGCTTCCGACCGGGGACAGCGGATTATTTTAAAGTCGGGATTAGTACCCGCTACCCAACAGGTACGGGTGGTGAATATAAAAGATAAATAA